The stretch of DNA AAGCATAGGTGAGCTTATTACGAAAGCTGAAAATGCCAACCTAATATTATGCGATAACAAGCAAACGTCAGAGGCGGTTCTGAAATTGGAAAAAAAATTAAATTACCAAAATGACTCAGCGATCTTAATCGGTCCTGAGGGTGGTTTTTCCTCACAAGAAGTGGAGCAACTTAACTGTTTGGCAAACTGTTATAATGTAAGTTTAGGTGAATTAACTTTAAGGGCAGAAACTGCAGCTATAAGTGCTATGTTCGCAGTACAAGCAATGTATGATTTACATAAGTAAATATGAATAAAGAAAGTAATAACGCTGTTTTAGAACTGAATAATTTTCTTTCTCAAAACAACAAAAAAGTCAATGATTGGTTGGACAGCAAAACATTAGAAACCACCCCAGTCTACTCGTCAGTGGACATCAGAAATGCCGGCTTTAAAATTGCCCCGGTGGATACTAATCTGTTCCCTTCTGGGTTTAATAACCTGGGTGTGGATTCAATAGGGCTTGCAATACAGTACTTCAACGTTTTTTTTAAGAAACACTTTCCCGAAGTTAAGAGATTGGCTGTAGTGGTGGAAGCTTTTACTAGAAACGCAAATTACCTCGATCATCTAAAAGTTCTTTTAAAAATTTTAAATAATACTGGTTTAGAGATAAAGTTCGTCTCGCTTCATGGTGAATCGTCAGATTATGCAAAAGATATGGGAGTTGAAATTTTTCAGGCTAAACGAAGTGGAAGAACTTTAACGGTTAGTAAGAATTGGATTCCAGAGCTGGTACTTTTAAACAATGACCTCACAGAGGAGGTGCCAAATGAGTTAATGGACTTAACGATTCCCGTATTACCTGATATAAAATATGGTTGGCATAGCAGAAAAAAATCCTGTCATTATTATGAATACAATGAATTGGTTAAGCAATTTTGCCAAGAGTTTTCCATTGATCCATGGATTATCTCCACCTATTTTACGCAATGCGAAAACGTGAGCTTTAAAATGAAGGAGGGACTGGAATGTATTGCACACAATGTGGATAAGCTTGTGGTAAAAATTCAGCAGAAGTACAACGAGTACCACATCAAAGAAGAGCCGGTTGTTTTTATAAAAGCCAATAACGGGACTTTTGGCAGGGGAATTATTTCTGTAAGAAATGGGGAGGAAATATTAAACATTAATAAAAAGCTGCGGAACAGTCTTGACGTGATAAAGGGCAGTGTCACAAACTCTCAAGTAGTGATTCAAGAAAGCATCAGTACTATAGAGATGATTGAAAATTACCACGCTGAAAATATAATCTATATGGTGGATAGGAAAGCAGTGGGAAAATTTGCCAGATATAACATACACAAAGGTGTAAGCCACAACTTGAATTCCAGAGGCATGTTTTTCGCCCCAAGTTCAATGGCAATGATGCCATCGGAAGTTTTTACAAGCACCCTTGCGACTATTGCCGTTGCGTACGAAAATATTGAATATACACATGAGTGAAATATGTATAAAATCTGTTTTATTGGATGGTCTCGGGGTACAGCATGGTTTTTTTACAAGAAAAGGAGGCTATAGTAAAGGACCATATAGTAGTCTCAATTGTAAATTTGATGTTGGTGATCTGAACCAAAATCTGGAACGAAATTTGCAAGTGGTTGCCGATTCCTTAGATATCGATCTGGCCAACATCACGTTGTTAAAACAGATACACTCCAGTACGGTTGTGCAGGCAGATAATAGTATTAATCAATTGACGGGAGATGCTGTTTTTACAAAACGCGCTAAAAGCGCGGTTGCTGTTGTAACAGCGGACTGTGTGCCCATATTGATTTGGGATGATAAAAATAAAATTGCCATGGTTGTGCATGCTGGGTGGAGAGGAGCATATGGCGGTGTTATACAAAATGCCATTAGTAAAATAAAAGAATTCAAGGAACCGAAAATCTATGCTGCAATAGGGCCATGCATAAGGCAAGTGCATTATGAAGTGGAAGAAAATTTCCGCCAATTATTCATCAAACAAAATCAGTACAATGAAAAATATTTCGTCAGTTCAATCAATGGATTTCCATCAAAAGTTGGGGCTGATTTGACGACACGATTCACAATAAAAACTTGTTTACACATGGAGTCTAACGAAAAAAAGTTTTTATTCAATTTACCAAAATATTGCTATGACATATTGCTTGAGAGTGGAGTTCAAAATATAGACGATTTAGGCATCGACACATATTCAAATGAGGAGCATTTTTTCAGCTGCAGAAGAGCGCAGCATAAAAATGAGGTAAGCTTTGGGTGTCAAATCTCTATTATGGTTGCCCCTCAGGCAGTTCGTAATATCTTGGTTAGAAGTTAGACAATCCCTCCGTCAAAAGTTGAATTTCAAGCATATTTTGACGGAGGAGCTATTATATTCTGCGTCTTTTAAAAGTTGGCATCGTCATTTTTACGCTCTCGCATTTCATCACGTACTTTTATAAGCTCCTCATGCTCGGCACTCAATTCCTTGGCAATTCTTAAAATACTTTGAGTATACCTCTAGTAAATCAAGAGTTGATGAAATTTATAGACGACAGAGAACTTGGAAAAGAGCGAGGAATACGAGTGATAAGCATGAGGAGCGTACAAAAGTACGTGACGAAATGCGAAGTCCGAAGTATTTTGACGCCAATTTTTCAAGTTATCGGAGTATCTATAGCGGTCTTTGATTACTACCTGAGCTTATCAGCTAAGTACTTCCCTGTTAAACTTCCCTTGCTCTTGGCCACTTCTTCAGGCGTACCTTTTGCCACTACCTCTCCGCCTTTTTCACCACCGTGAGGACCGATATCTATAATGTAATCCGCTGTTTTTATAACATCGAGGTTATGTTCTATTACAACAATTGTATTCCCCATATTAACCAGTTCATGCAGAACTTTTAATAGATTTTGTATATCATGGCTATGCAACCCTGTTGTGGGTTCATCTAATATGTATAATGTTCTTCCTGTGGACTTTTTTGAAAGCTCTTTTGCAAGTTTTATTCTTTGAGCTTCACCACCCGAAAGTGTTGTTGCAGATTGTCCAATGCTTATGTAACCCAATCCAACTTCATGCAACGCTCTAAGCTTTTCATTGATGAGGGGCAGGTTTTCAAAAAACTTAAGCCCTTCATCGACTGTCATCTCAAGGACATCAGATATAGTTTTGTCATTGTACTTAATCTGCAAAGTCTCCTTATTATACCGCTTTCCATCACATTCTTCACACTTGACGTACACATCAGGTAAAAAATGCATCTCTATCTTTAGCAACCCATCTCCCTCACACACCTCGCATCTTCCACCCTTTACATTGAAAGAGAATCTTCCCGGCAAATAACCACGCAGTTTTGATTCTTTTAATCCTGCAAACCAGTCTCTGATTGGTGAAAAAACACCGGTATACGTTGCTGGGTTAGACCTTGGAGTTCTTCCAATTGGCTGCTGATCAATTTCAATGACTTTATCTATATTTTCCAGCCCACGTATCTCACTATACTCACCGCATTCTATATTGCTATGATGCAATTTTTTCATAACCACACCATATAAAGTTTGCAATACTAAACTGGATTTGCCACTACCAGAAACACCAGTGACCGCAACAAAATTCCCAATAGGAATATCCACATCAACGTTTTTTAGGTTGTTAGTAGTGACATTTTTTATATGTATCACCTTGTTCTTATTGTACCCCCTTCTTTCTTTTGGTACCGGGATAAAATATTCCCCCGACAAATATTTTCCGGTTAGACTTTCAGGATTTTTAGCCACCTCCTCAGGAGTGCCTTGAGCCATAATCTCCCCACCATTCACTCCTGCATATCTTCCAATGTCAATTAAGTAATCAGCTTGCCTCATCGTATCTTCATCATGTTCCACAACTAAAACAGAGTTTCCCAAGTCTCTAAGCTCCTTCAAGCTATCTATCAACTTGTCGTTATCAGCTTGATGTAAACCTATGGATGGTTCATCCAGTACATAAAGCACTCCAGTTAAGCTTGAACCTATCTGAGAAGCTAACCTGATTCTTTGACTTTCTCCACCAGAGAGCGTTGAGGATGGCCGATTGAGGGTTAAGTAATCCAATCCCACATTGATCAAAAATTTCAATCTTCTCTCGATTTCTTTTAAAATCAATTTTGAAATTTTCACTTGCATGGAATCAAGCTCCTTATTTAGCTTCTTAAACCATTCATGTGCCTGATCTATTGTCAGCTCTGAAACTTCGCCTATATGCTTGTTATTGATTTTCACGCATAACGAGTCTTTTTTCACCCTATAACCTGAGCATTCACGGCAATTAACTTGAACTTGATATTTGGAAAGTTCTTCAATCATATAGCTACTTTCCGTTTTTTGGGCTTTCTCTTCCAGGAGCGGGATGGCTCCTTTATATGCTTTGCTCACAGTTGACATTCTGTACCCGTCTTGATAAGAAAATTTTATGATTTCCTCACCACTTCCATATAGTATCACTTTCTGTATGTCAGTTGGTAAACTTTCAAATGGTATTTCCGGGTTAAAGTCATAATGCTTGGACAAAGCATCTATCAGACTTTCATAAAACTTGTCTTGGGCATTAGAGTATCTGGAATTTTTCTTTTGCCAAGGAGCAATTGCTCCTTCAACTAAAGAGAGGGTTGGTTTTGGTATTACTAATTTTTCGTCAAAACTCATTATTTTACCAAACCCATTGCACATACTGCATGCCCCATAAGGGCTGTTGAATGAAAAAATTCTGGGCTCAATTTCAGGCAAAGAGAACCCAGAGACAGGACAAGAAAACTTTTCAGAAAAGATAATTATCTCCACCTTATCACTTTTTGTATGCTGAACTTCTGCATATAGCTGCCCTTTTGATATTTTTAGAACACTCTCAACACCATCAACCAACCTGTCCCTTGAATCGCCCTCAATCTTTATCCTATCAACCACAAGTTCAATATCGTGCTTTTTATTTTTGTCGATATGCGGCAGCTCATCAAAATCGTAATACTTACCATCCAACTTAAGTTTTTCATACCCCAATCGACGATATTGTAACAAATCTTTTTTGTGTTCACCTTTCTGACCACGCACCACAGGAGCAAGCAATATCACATTACTTCCCTTTGGTAACCTCATAAGCGCATCCACCATTTGCGTTGCACTTTGTTTCTTGATGGGCAGTCCAGTGGCAGGAGAATACGGTACGCCAATACGTGCAAATAATACCCTTAGGTAGTCATAAATTTCTGTAGCAGTTGCAACTGTTGATCTAGGGTTTTTTGAAGCAGCCTTTTGATCTATGGCAATCGCAGGAGACAACCCATCTATCGATTCAACATCTGGCTTGCCATGCATTTCCAAAAATTGTCTTGCATATGAAGAAAGGCTTTCCACATATCGCCTCTGACCTTCAGCATAAATTGTATCAAAAGCCAAAGATGACTTGCCCGAACCACTTACCCCCGTAATTACCACCAAACTATTTTTTGGTATGTCAATATCAAGATTTTTTAAATTGTGCTCCTTCGCACCACGTACTAGAATATAATTATGCATTTAATTTTTAATTGAGTGTTTGTTAATTCAAAATTCTCTTCATGGCAGCAACAAGATCTCCTACAGCCTCTGCAGATTTTTGAAAAACAACTTTTTCATCATCATTAAACCCAATTTCTATGATTTTTTCCACACCCTTATTTCCTATAAACGCAGGAACCCCCATACAAATATCGTTTAGGCCATATTCTCCCTCAAGAAAGATAGAACACGGTATAAGCCGTTTCTCATCATTGAGATAAGATTCTGCCATTTCTACCGCCGATGTAGCAGGTGCATAAAACGCAGAACCCGTTTTAAGCAACTTTACAACTTCTTCCCCCCCTTTTCTTGTTCTTTCGATAATTGACTCCACTTTTTCAGTCGAGATAACATTCTGTTTTATTAAGTCTTCTAGTGGCACTCCACCAACATTAGTATATCTTATTAATGGCACCATCGTGTCTCCGTGTCCACCAAGTACAAAAGTCGTGATATCTTGGACTGAAGCGCCTAA from Candidatus Bandiella woodruffii encodes:
- the gshA gene encoding glutamate--cysteine ligase yields the protein MNKESNNAVLELNNFLSQNNKKVNDWLDSKTLETTPVYSSVDIRNAGFKIAPVDTNLFPSGFNNLGVDSIGLAIQYFNVFFKKHFPEVKRLAVVVEAFTRNANYLDHLKVLLKILNNTGLEIKFVSLHGESSDYAKDMGVEIFQAKRSGRTLTVSKNWIPELVLLNNDLTEEVPNELMDLTIPVLPDIKYGWHSRKKSCHYYEYNELVKQFCQEFSIDPWIISTYFTQCENVSFKMKEGLECIAHNVDKLVVKIQQKYNEYHIKEEPVVFIKANNGTFGRGIISVRNGEEILNINKKLRNSLDVIKGSVTNSQVVIQESISTIEMIENYHAENIIYMVDRKAVGKFARYNIHKGVSHNLNSRGMFFAPSSMAMMPSEVFTSTLATIAVAYENIEYTHE
- the pgeF gene encoding peptidoglycan editing factor PgeF; protein product: MSEICIKSVLLDGLGVQHGFFTRKGGYSKGPYSSLNCKFDVGDLNQNLERNLQVVADSLDIDLANITLLKQIHSSTVVQADNSINQLTGDAVFTKRAKSAVAVVTADCVPILIWDDKNKIAMVVHAGWRGAYGGVIQNAISKIKEFKEPKIYAAIGPCIRQVHYEVEENFRQLFIKQNQYNEKYFVSSINGFPSKVGADLTTRFTIKTCLHMESNEKKFLFNLPKYCYDILLESGVQNIDDLGIDTYSNEEHFFSCRRAQHKNEVSFGCQISIMVAPQAVRNILVRS
- the uvrA gene encoding excinuclease ABC subunit UvrA is translated as MHNYILVRGAKEHNLKNLDIDIPKNSLVVITGVSGSGKSSLAFDTIYAEGQRRYVESLSSYARQFLEMHGKPDVESIDGLSPAIAIDQKAASKNPRSTVATATEIYDYLRVLFARIGVPYSPATGLPIKKQSATQMVDALMRLPKGSNVILLAPVVRGQKGEHKKDLLQYRRLGYEKLKLDGKYYDFDELPHIDKNKKHDIELVVDRIKIEGDSRDRLVDGVESVLKISKGQLYAEVQHTKSDKVEIIIFSEKFSCPVSGFSLPEIEPRIFSFNSPYGACSMCNGFGKIMSFDEKLVIPKPTLSLVEGAIAPWQKKNSRYSNAQDKFYESLIDALSKHYDFNPEIPFESLPTDIQKVILYGSGEEIIKFSYQDGYRMSTVSKAYKGAIPLLEEKAQKTESSYMIEELSKYQVQVNCRECSGYRVKKDSLCVKINNKHIGEVSELTIDQAHEWFKKLNKELDSMQVKISKLILKEIERRLKFLINVGLDYLTLNRPSSTLSGGESQRIRLASQIGSSLTGVLYVLDEPSIGLHQADNDKLIDSLKELRDLGNSVLVVEHDEDTMRQADYLIDIGRYAGVNGGEIMAQGTPEEVAKNPESLTGKYLSGEYFIPVPKERRGYNKNKVIHIKNVTTNNLKNVDVDIPIGNFVAVTGVSGSGKSSLVLQTLYGVVMKKLHHSNIECGEYSEIRGLENIDKVIEIDQQPIGRTPRSNPATYTGVFSPIRDWFAGLKESKLRGYLPGRFSFNVKGGRCEVCEGDGLLKIEMHFLPDVYVKCEECDGKRYNKETLQIKYNDKTISDVLEMTVDEGLKFFENLPLINEKLRALHEVGLGYISIGQSATTLSGGEAQRIKLAKELSKKSTGRTLYILDEPTTGLHSHDIQNLLKVLHELVNMGNTIVVIEHNLDVIKTADYIIDIGPHGGEKGGEVVAKGTPEEVAKSKGSLTGKYLADKLR
- the mdh gene encoding malate dehydrogenase codes for the protein MRKKIALIGGGNIGGTLAYIIASKELGDVVILDRTREFAAGKALDIEESLPIMKKDLSLIGTDSYEDIAGADLVIITAGVARKPGMSRDDLLSINAEVTKSVAEGVKKYASNAFVIVVTNPLDAMVYAFLRYSGFSRHKVVGMAGVLDSARFRLFLARELGASVQDITTFVLGGHGDTMVPLIRYTNVGGVPLEDLIKQNVISTEKVESIIERTRKGGEEVVKLLKTGSAFYAPATSAVEMAESYLNDEKRLIPCSIFLEGEYGLNDICMGVPAFIGNKGVEKIIEIGFNDDEKVVFQKSAEAVGDLVAAMKRILN